The Aureitalea marina genome includes a window with the following:
- the rpsO gene encoding 30S ribosomal protein S15, translating to MYLSPEVKKEIFKKHGKGESDTGSAEGQIALFTHRIEHLTKHLKQNHKDFNTERSLVKLVGKRRALLDYLMKKDIMRYRAIVKELGLRK from the coding sequence ATTTATCACCAGAAGTAAAAAAGGAGATCTTTAAAAAACACGGTAAGGGAGAATCGGATACTGGTTCGGCCGAGGGTCAAATCGCACTATTCACTCACCGTATCGAACACCTGACCAAGCACCTGAAGCAAAACCACAAGGACTTCAACACTGAGCGTTCTTTGGTTAAGCTGGTAGGTAAGCGTCGTGCGTTGCTTGATTACCTTATGAAAAAGGACATCATGCGCTACCGTGCGATCGTTAAAGAGCTTGGACTGCGTAAATAA